From Streptomyces sp. CMB-StM0423, a single genomic window includes:
- a CDS encoding cell division protein SepF, translating into MTGHDVTDEQWQGLAEVVPLRGNEWPSWTGHQALDDPEADADQRQFVVIRCQVFADARRVAEYLIAQVPVLLDLTGAEPDVAKRILDFASGVTFGIQSSMHRVDRNVFLLAPLGTEVEPVAGH; encoded by the coding sequence TTGACCGGACATGACGTCACCGACGAGCAGTGGCAGGGGCTCGCCGAAGTCGTCCCCCTGCGCGGCAACGAATGGCCCTCCTGGACCGGGCACCAAGCCCTCGACGACCCCGAAGCCGACGCCGACCAGCGGCAGTTCGTCGTCATCCGCTGCCAGGTCTTCGCCGACGCCCGGCGCGTCGCCGAATACCTGATAGCGCAAGTCCCCGTCCTGCTCGACCTCACCGGCGCCGAGCCCGACGTGGCCAAACGCATCCTCGACTTCGCCAGCGGCGTCACCTTCGGCATCCAGAGCAGCATGCACCGCGTCGACCGCAACGTCTTCCTCCTCGCCCCCCTCGGCACGGAAGTCGAACCGGTCGCAGGCCACTGA
- a CDS encoding PH domain-containing protein — protein sequence MAGTTGGGGRVRTYRGHLGSMIFLALLCAVFCGLFAFFGLLLVIGADAPAAVAIPFCAAALALLLLGCCVVRSVTIVDDSGITLRWLRTRRLAWPDLLAVEVEHNAPASAERKRPVMSVVVHHRDGRRVSLPNVMDRRGLLAHREAQAIREVRERRRGADWTPRPEVTTAARARAGAAERNENSLVEAMGWGRTAVRVLVGRVLAVAVAFLATGNAGSLPDVPGTVFVGVFAAVAIAPVAVAPAGMARRRRDGDGAGDREGGEPPPW from the coding sequence ATGGCCGGTACGACGGGTGGCGGGGGCCGGGTGCGCACGTACCGCGGCCACCTCGGATCGATGATCTTCCTCGCCCTGCTGTGCGCCGTCTTCTGCGGGCTGTTCGCGTTCTTCGGACTCCTGCTGGTCATCGGCGCCGACGCGCCCGCCGCCGTCGCGATCCCGTTCTGCGCCGCCGCGCTGGCCCTGTTGCTCCTCGGCTGCTGCGTCGTCCGCAGCGTGACGATCGTCGACGACAGCGGCATCACGCTCCGCTGGCTGCGCACCAGACGGCTGGCCTGGCCCGATCTCCTCGCCGTCGAGGTCGAGCACAACGCGCCCGCGTCGGCGGAGCGCAAGCGCCCCGTCATGAGCGTCGTCGTCCACCACCGCGACGGCCGCCGGGTGAGCCTGCCCAACGTCATGGACCGCCGCGGCCTGCTCGCCCACCGCGAGGCGCAGGCGATCCGCGAGGTCCGGGAGCGCCGCCGCGGCGCGGACTGGACGCCGCGGCCCGAGGTCACCACCGCCGCACGGGCCAGGGCCGGTGCCGCCGAGCGGAACGAGAACTCACTGGTGGAGGCGATGGGTTGGGGCCGCACCGCGGTCCGTGTGCTGGTCGGCCGCGTGCTGGCGGTCGCCGTCGCCTTCCTGGCCACCGGCAACGCCGGGTCGCTGCCGGACGTCCCCGGCACGGTCTTCGTAGGCGTCTTCGCCGCGGTGGCCATTGCCCCGGTCGCGGTTGCGCCGGCGGGCATGGCCCGCAGACGACGCGACGGGGACGGGGCCGGGGACCGCGAGGGCGGCGAACCGCCGCCCTGGTGA
- a CDS encoding phosphoesterase, whose amino-acid sequence MNLVVNGDAETGPGGTADPVTTVHGWRLTQGAPALVPYDLGGGYPTPDDPGPTTRGTRFFTGGNSPRTALLQDIDLPRTGATGHKAIDAGRVHYTLTAWLGGYADQQDGARLAVELRDPQGTPLALSVLGPVTAEERAGRTALLERTATAPVPPGARTARLLLTLTRAGGTANDGYADALTLALTATRRGGRP is encoded by the coding sequence GTGAACCTCGTCGTCAACGGCGACGCAGAGACCGGGCCCGGAGGCACCGCGGACCCCGTCACCACCGTCCACGGCTGGCGCCTCACCCAAGGCGCCCCCGCCCTCGTCCCGTACGACCTCGGCGGCGGCTACCCCACCCCCGACGACCCCGGCCCCACCACCCGCGGCACCCGCTTCTTCACCGGCGGCAACAGCCCCCGCACCGCACTCCTCCAGGACATCGACCTCCCCCGCACAGGCGCCACCGGACACAAAGCCATCGACGCCGGCCGCGTCCACTACACCCTCACCGCCTGGCTCGGCGGCTACGCCGACCAGCAGGACGGCGCCCGGCTCGCCGTCGAACTCCGCGACCCCCAGGGCACCCCCCTCGCCCTCAGCGTCCTCGGCCCCGTCACCGCAGAAGAACGCGCCGGCCGCACCGCCCTCCTCGAACGCACCGCCACCGCCCCCGTACCCCCCGGCGCCCGCACCGCCCGCCTCCTGCTCACCCTCACCCGCGCCGGCGGCACCGCCAACGACGGCTACGCCGACGCCCTCACCCTCGCCCTCACCGCCACCCGCCGAGGAGGCCGCCCGTGA
- a CDS encoding abortive phage infection protein yields MSRKRFLAGAAGVGAAAVGGSVAAANSGGAAEPARTAGGAGGRGGSGLRYRSVCYTIGAGETPATRWSAARMRRDIRAIRDGLHANAVKVTGDGVARLTATAEEAAERGLYVRAEPTLGDRPPREILDHLAEVGRHAEGLRRQGAGVELSVGCEFWLFVPGIVPGANVFERIENIQNGTFDPVEMQRKLDEFTARAAAVGRSVFGGELSYAAAQDDEVDWNLFDIVGIDYYGYHPRPAGYRRDLRAYLRFGKPLSISEFGCCTYEGAPADGGMGWAKVDFDKTPPELTEPLVRSERTQAAYLTDVYDVIDSMGLHSAHAFEFLTPGSWHWPDDPVHDLDTVSYAIVKPVQDTPGDPESPWHWEPKEAYHALASRYARAARR; encoded by the coding sequence TTGAGCCGGAAGCGGTTCCTGGCCGGGGCGGCGGGGGTCGGGGCCGCTGCGGTGGGCGGGTCGGTGGCCGCCGCGAACAGCGGCGGGGCGGCGGAGCCGGCGCGGACGGCCGGTGGCGCCGGGGGCCGGGGCGGCAGCGGATTGCGGTACCGCAGCGTCTGCTACACCATCGGTGCCGGGGAGACCCCCGCCACCCGGTGGAGCGCCGCCCGGATGCGGCGCGACATCCGCGCCATCCGCGACGGTCTGCACGCCAACGCCGTGAAGGTCACCGGCGACGGCGTGGCCCGCCTGACCGCCACCGCCGAGGAAGCCGCCGAGCGCGGCCTGTACGTACGCGCAGAACCCACCCTCGGCGACCGTCCGCCGCGCGAGATCCTCGACCACCTCGCCGAAGTCGGCCGCCACGCCGAGGGGTTGCGCCGCCAGGGCGCCGGCGTGGAGCTGAGCGTCGGGTGCGAGTTCTGGCTCTTCGTGCCCGGCATCGTGCCCGGCGCGAACGTCTTCGAGCGGATCGAGAACATCCAGAACGGCACCTTCGACCCCGTCGAGATGCAGCGCAAACTGGATGAGTTCACCGCCCGCGCCGCCGCCGTCGGCCGGTCCGTCTTCGGCGGCGAACTCAGCTACGCCGCCGCCCAGGACGACGAAGTCGACTGGAACCTCTTCGACATCGTCGGCATCGACTACTACGGCTACCACCCGCGCCCCGCCGGCTACCGCCGCGACCTGCGCGCCTACCTGCGCTTCGGCAAGCCGCTGTCGATCTCCGAGTTCGGCTGCTGCACCTACGAGGGCGCCCCCGCGGACGGCGGCATGGGGTGGGCCAAGGTCGACTTCGACAAGACCCCGCCGGAGCTGACCGAGCCGCTGGTGCGCAGCGAGCGCACCCAGGCCGCGTACCTCACCGACGTCTACGACGTCATCGACTCGATGGGGCTGCACTCGGCGCACGCCTTCGAGTTCCTCACCCCCGGGTCCTGGCACTGGCCGGACGACCCGGTGCACGACCTCGACACCGTCAGCTACGCCATCGTCAAGCCGGTCCAGGACACCCCCGGCGACCCGGAGTCGCCCTGGCACTGGGAGCCCAAGGAGGCGTACCACGCGCTCGCCTCCCGCTACGCCCGCGCCGCTCGCCGATAG
- a CDS encoding SDR family oxidoreductase: MPLQGRTALVTGVSREQGIGFAIARRLLADGTRVFAHGWTPHDDEMPWGADRGGTAAVTAALGGEGDRLAYAHADLAEADAPAALLAAAGERYGMVDTLVVNHARSSTYDLDRLTAAELDLCWAVNVRATLLLVQAYAAQYDAAAGKERGGGRVVLFTSGQHLAPMSQEIPYAATKGALQQLTLTLSDALVDRGITVNCINPGPTDTGWATDELAAQVGRALPRGTWNTPDEAAAVVALLLGDDAATITGNTVDAESGFRRWVY, from the coding sequence ATGCCCCTCCAGGGCCGGACCGCACTGGTCACCGGCGTGAGCCGCGAGCAGGGAATCGGGTTCGCCATCGCCCGCCGGCTGCTGGCCGACGGCACGCGCGTCTTCGCGCACGGCTGGACGCCGCACGACGACGAGATGCCCTGGGGCGCCGACCGCGGCGGCACCGCCGCCGTCACCGCCGCCCTCGGCGGCGAGGGCGACCGGCTCGCCTACGCCCACGCCGACCTCGCGGAAGCCGATGCCCCCGCCGCGCTGCTGGCCGCGGCGGGGGAGCGGTACGGGATGGTGGACACGCTGGTCGTCAACCACGCCCGCAGCTCCACGTACGACCTCGACCGGCTGACGGCCGCCGAACTGGACCTGTGCTGGGCGGTGAACGTCCGGGCCACGCTGCTGCTGGTGCAGGCGTACGCGGCGCAGTACGACGCGGCGGCGGGAAAGGAGCGGGGCGGCGGCCGGGTCGTGCTCTTCACCTCCGGCCAGCATCTGGCACCGATGAGCCAGGAGATCCCGTACGCCGCCACGAAGGGAGCGCTTCAGCAGTTGACGCTGACGCTCTCGGACGCCCTCGTCGACCGCGGCATCACCGTGAACTGCATCAACCCCGGCCCCACGGACACCGGTTGGGCGACCGACGAACTGGCCGCCCAGGTGGGCCGGGCGCTTCCCCGCGGCACGTGGAACACGCCGGACGAGGCGGCGGCCGTGGTGGCGCTGCTCCTGGGCGACGACGCGGCGACCATCACGGGCAACACGGTCGACGCGGAGTCGGGCTTCCGGCGCTGGGTGTACTGA
- a CDS encoding alkaline phosphatase D family protein: MTVDRRTLLKSAAAAGALGAAWPLTAGLGPAQARAAAEKLGARYDTAPFTLGIASGDPQPDSVLLWTRLAPEPLAAEQDLPDIVEVRWTVAEDPELRRVVASGTAPASATLGHSVHIPVTGLTPGRTYHYAFSALGRTSRTGRTRTAPGGTVGRVRFAAANCQAFHDGYYAAHRGIAAENVDFVIHLGDYIYEHGQVGGVPEDHVRDHDGPEILTLADYRKRHALYKGDPALRDAHAAHPWFLTWDDHEVVNDYSGSGGGAPFVRRRAAAYQAWYEHMPHRDSFGDSALPDPEIHRTRDWGGLVQLAILDLRSHRSAQNLPDGTILGTDQKNWLKHHIDNAPDTWHVWANSIMLSQLRGAPGGPYMFTDQWDGFLAERKEVLQHVHAAGLEDLVVVTGDWHSAFVDDIRTDYDNPESPLVGTEFTAHSVTSGAYSPDWNRTNGPVMGAANPHLKYFEGNRYGYDVYDVTPERFSAHMRVIGDRRDPDSPVTTLTTFHVDRGTTGSHEDEATKNSPAQYRRD; this comes from the coding sequence GTGACCGTCGACCGCCGCACCCTCCTCAAATCCGCGGCCGCCGCCGGCGCCCTCGGCGCCGCCTGGCCCCTCACCGCAGGACTCGGCCCCGCCCAGGCCCGCGCCGCCGCCGAGAAACTCGGCGCCCGATACGACACCGCACCCTTCACCCTCGGCATCGCCTCCGGCGACCCACAGCCCGACTCCGTCCTGCTGTGGACCCGCCTCGCCCCCGAACCCCTCGCCGCCGAACAAGACCTCCCCGACATCGTCGAAGTCCGCTGGACCGTCGCAGAAGACCCCGAACTGCGCCGCGTCGTCGCCAGCGGCACCGCACCCGCCTCCGCCACCCTCGGCCACAGCGTCCACATCCCCGTCACCGGCCTCACCCCCGGCCGCACCTACCACTACGCCTTCAGCGCCCTCGGCCGCACCAGCCGCACCGGCCGCACCCGCACCGCCCCCGGCGGCACCGTCGGCCGCGTCCGCTTCGCCGCCGCCAACTGCCAGGCGTTCCACGACGGCTACTACGCCGCCCACCGCGGCATCGCCGCCGAGAACGTCGACTTCGTCATCCACCTCGGCGACTACATCTACGAACACGGCCAGGTCGGCGGCGTACCGGAAGACCACGTCCGCGACCACGACGGACCCGAGATCCTCACCCTCGCCGACTACCGCAAACGCCACGCCCTCTACAAAGGCGACCCCGCACTCCGCGACGCCCACGCCGCCCACCCCTGGTTCCTCACCTGGGACGACCACGAAGTCGTCAACGACTACAGCGGCAGCGGCGGCGGCGCCCCCTTCGTACGCCGCCGCGCCGCCGCCTACCAGGCGTGGTACGAACACATGCCGCACCGCGACTCCTTCGGCGACTCCGCACTCCCCGACCCCGAGATCCACCGCACCCGCGACTGGGGCGGACTCGTCCAGCTCGCCATCCTCGACCTGCGCTCCCACCGCTCCGCGCAGAACCTCCCCGACGGCACCATCCTCGGCACCGACCAGAAGAACTGGCTCAAGCACCACATCGACAACGCCCCCGACACCTGGCACGTCTGGGCCAACTCGATCATGCTCAGCCAGCTCCGCGGCGCACCCGGCGGCCCGTACATGTTCACCGACCAGTGGGACGGCTTCCTCGCCGAACGCAAGGAAGTCCTCCAGCACGTCCACGCCGCCGGCCTCGAAGACCTCGTCGTCGTCACCGGCGACTGGCACTCCGCCTTCGTCGACGACATCCGCACCGACTACGACAACCCCGAATCGCCACTTGTCGGCACCGAGTTCACCGCCCACTCCGTCACCTCCGGCGCGTACTCACCGGACTGGAACCGGACCAACGGACCCGTCATGGGCGCCGCCAACCCGCACCTCAAGTACTTCGAAGGCAACCGCTACGGCTACGACGTCTACGACGTCACCCCCGAACGCTTCAGCGCCCACATGCGCGTCATCGGCGACCGCCGCGACCCCGACTCGCCCGTCACCACGCTCACCACCTTCCACGTCGACCGCGGCACGACCGGCAGCCACGAGGACGAGGCGACGAAGAACTCCCCGGCCCAGTACCGCCGCGACTGA
- a CDS encoding winged helix-turn-helix domain-containing protein — translation MAGKLHVHFNDRDFRHVQLARTADPIWEAILGLHVAYTPAPRLPARLRPWHRRARHRLQQHDLRRTCRFVNGIAPADARYFPDFLTPAESEDGITAALRTLRATPATRLAREIRLAARHRPLPSWTRRLAAGDRTVLADLADALHHLHHHLVAPDWSEIEATVAADRARQLEALETGLPAVLATLEPFTWTDPVLTAPYPVDSTLHLHGRGLRLIPSYFCHTTPVALADPGLPPVVVHPVRRHPAPPATTGPTPRRHTALAALLGTSRARILAALTPTPAPATTGGIAARLGMPASSVSGHLTVLRRAGLAESERAGPHVVHRLTARGRHLLDG, via the coding sequence ATGGCCGGAAAGCTTCATGTCCACTTCAATGACCGGGACTTCCGCCACGTCCAGCTCGCGCGCACCGCCGACCCGATCTGGGAGGCGATCCTCGGGCTGCACGTCGCATACACCCCCGCACCCCGCCTCCCCGCCAGACTGCGCCCCTGGCACCGCCGCGCCCGCCACCGGCTGCAACAGCACGACCTGCGCCGCACCTGCCGGTTCGTCAACGGCATCGCACCCGCCGACGCCCGCTACTTCCCCGACTTCCTCACCCCCGCCGAATCCGAGGACGGCATCACCGCCGCCCTGCGCACCCTGCGCGCCACCCCCGCCACCCGCCTCGCCCGCGAAATCCGCCTCGCCGCCCGGCACCGCCCCCTGCCCTCCTGGACCCGCCGCCTCGCCGCCGGCGACCGCACCGTACTCGCCGACCTCGCCGACGCCTTACACCACCTCCACCACCACCTCGTCGCCCCCGACTGGAGCGAAATAGAAGCCACCGTCGCCGCCGACCGCGCCCGCCAGCTCGAAGCCCTCGAAACCGGCCTGCCCGCCGTCCTCGCCACCCTCGAACCCTTCACCTGGACCGACCCCGTCCTCACCGCCCCCTACCCCGTCGACTCCACCCTCCACCTGCACGGCCGCGGACTCCGCCTCATCCCCTCCTACTTCTGCCACACCACCCCCGTCGCCCTCGCCGACCCCGGACTCCCACCCGTCGTCGTCCACCCCGTACGCCGCCACCCCGCCCCGCCCGCCACCACCGGCCCCACCCCGCGCCGCCACACCGCACTCGCCGCCCTCCTCGGCACCAGCCGCGCCCGCATCCTCGCCGCCCTCACCCCCACCCCCGCCCCCGCCACCACCGGCGGCATCGCCGCCCGCCTCGGCATGCCCGCCTCCTCCGTCAGCGGCCACCTCACCGTCCTGCGCCGCGCCGGCCTCGCCGAAAGCGAACGCGCCGGACCCCACGTCGTCCACCGCCTCACCGCCCGCGGCCGGCACCTCCTCGACGGCTGA
- a CDS encoding AAA family ATPase, protein MTSPTGHPPRAPRDLPRDPPRDTTLRTAHTGRHPHTDRATLGELRVSAFKSHRGTRLGLGPVTLLTGGSGSGKTAALEACGVLARLGAGATLEEAFAPVPGGVAACVPQRAKPDAAGRRGVRLGCTVRGPLGDVRLDVAVQAEPELRIVGERLTGAGHTLLATALRDPRRDRVQASWHTAGPAPVTRAPLPDDRLGTALLPLRIGGRTDGEHLVLAAAEQAVLALRSVYPCDPHPALMRAATAVPIGGEQLTPDSRNLPAVLRRVRDECSLRHAALVDALRGGCAGPVHDLTTEEYGDGLVRAVLLREPGRRSTPVETLGDGELRYLAMALVLLTGPGVLAVDPASEVLPARQVLTVLADGLDRSLDARQARELVALSGRMGARGHIRVLGSVGDPSLAEAECATAVPLPQRRERPGQGREGAKAEA, encoded by the coding sequence ATGACCTCCCCCACCGGGCACCCTCCCCGCGCCCCCCGCGACCTCCCGCGCGACCCGCCGCGGGACACCACCCTGCGCACCGCCCACACCGGCCGCCACCCCCACACCGACCGCGCCACCCTCGGCGAACTCCGCGTCTCCGCCTTCAAGTCGCACCGCGGCACCCGGCTCGGCCTCGGCCCGGTCACCCTGCTTACCGGCGGCAGCGGCAGCGGCAAGACCGCGGCCCTGGAAGCCTGCGGCGTCCTGGCCAGACTCGGCGCCGGAGCCACCTTGGAAGAGGCGTTCGCCCCGGTGCCGGGAGGCGTCGCCGCCTGCGTACCGCAGCGGGCCAAACCCGACGCCGCCGGCCGCCGCGGCGTCCGCCTCGGCTGCACCGTCCGCGGCCCCCTCGGCGACGTACGGCTCGATGTCGCCGTACAGGCCGAACCCGAACTCCGCATCGTCGGCGAACGCCTCACCGGCGCCGGGCACACCCTGCTCGCCACCGCACTCCGCGACCCCCGGCGCGACCGCGTCCAAGCCTCCTGGCACACCGCGGGCCCCGCCCCCGTCACCCGCGCCCCGCTCCCCGACGACCGGCTCGGCACCGCCCTCTTACCGCTCCGCATCGGCGGCCGCACGGACGGCGAACACCTCGTGCTCGCCGCCGCGGAACAAGCCGTCCTCGCCCTCCGCTCCGTCTATCCCTGCGACCCGCACCCCGCCCTGATGCGCGCCGCCACGGCCGTACCGATCGGCGGCGAACAACTCACCCCCGACAGCCGCAACCTCCCCGCGGTCCTGCGCCGCGTACGCGACGAGTGCAGCCTGCGGCACGCGGCCCTCGTGGACGCCCTGCGCGGCGGCTGCGCGGGCCCGGTCCACGACCTGACGACGGAGGAGTACGGGGACGGGCTGGTCCGCGCCGTCCTGCTGCGCGAACCTGGCCGGCGCAGCACCCCGGTCGAGACGCTGGGCGACGGCGAGTTGCGCTACCTCGCGATGGCGCTTGTCCTGCTCACCGGCCCCGGGGTGCTGGCGGTGGACCCGGCCTCGGAGGTGCTGCCGGCCCGCCAGGTGCTGACGGTCCTGGCGGACGGGCTCGACCGGAGCCTGGACGCCCGGCAGGCGAGGGAACTCGTGGCGCTGTCCGGGCGGATGGGCGCGCGCGGCCACATCCGGGTGCTCGGCTCGGTCGGCGACCCGTCGCTGGCGGAGGCGGAGTGCGCCACGGCGGTGCCGCTGCCGCAGCGGCGGGAGCGGCCGGGGCAGGGGCGGGAGGGAGCGAAGGCGGAGGCATGA
- a CDS encoding peptidoglycan DD-metalloendopeptidase family protein → MPRRPHSSPAAASARRPARRAAAVVVAALLTLLGLTAAAPAQADPSPMLAPNFKAPFPCGQQWTYSHHSAEVRRALDFIRSDGGGTAGTPTVASAAGTATRHYQAGGAGNYIVIDHGGGWKTYYFHLASFSVANGASVGQGQQIGVTGSTGNSSGAHIHYEQLLNGVGQDIRINGSALPYPGSYGQYHLRSDNCGNTNFSTWGSGVNVRADARLSAPVVTTLSGPTRVFVECQKQGDVVNAEGYTNDWWSRLRDQRGFISNIYIDHPDAKLPGVPLC, encoded by the coding sequence ATGCCTCGCAGACCCCACTCCTCCCCCGCCGCCGCTTCCGCCCGCCGGCCGGCGCGGCGGGCCGCGGCGGTCGTCGTCGCGGCGCTGCTGACGCTGCTGGGACTGACCGCTGCGGCGCCGGCGCAGGCCGACCCGAGCCCCATGCTGGCGCCGAACTTCAAGGCGCCGTTCCCCTGCGGCCAGCAGTGGACGTACAGCCATCACAGCGCCGAGGTGCGCCGCGCGCTGGACTTCATCCGCTCCGACGGCGGCGGCACCGCGGGCACACCGACGGTCGCCTCCGCGGCGGGCACCGCCACCCGCCACTACCAGGCGGGCGGCGCCGGCAACTACATCGTCATCGACCACGGCGGCGGCTGGAAGACGTACTACTTCCACCTCGCGTCGTTCTCCGTCGCCAACGGCGCCTCGGTCGGCCAGGGCCAGCAGATCGGCGTCACGGGCAGCACCGGCAACTCCTCCGGCGCCCACATCCACTACGAGCAGCTCCTCAACGGCGTCGGCCAGGACATCCGCATCAACGGCTCGGCGCTGCCGTATCCCGGCTCGTACGGCCAGTACCACCTGCGCAGCGACAACTGCGGCAACACCAACTTCTCCACCTGGGGCAGCGGCGTGAACGTCCGCGCGGACGCGCGTCTCAGCGCCCCGGTGGTGACGACCCTTTCGGGGCCGACGCGCGTCTTCGTCGAGTGCCAGAAGCAGGGCGACGTGGTCAACGCCGAGGGCTACACCAACGACTGGTGGAGCCGCCTGCGTGACCAGCGCGGGTTCATCTCCAACATCTACATCGACCATCCGGACGCGAAGCTGCCGGGCGTGCCCCTCTGCTGA
- a CDS encoding nucleotide pyrophosphohydrolase, with product MSDDVQALQKRLVAFAAARDWEQYHTPKNLAAALSVEAAELVEIFQWLTPEESARIMADPEAAHRVTDEVADVLSYLLQFCSAVGVDPLAALAAKIERNESRFPAAKDPEPGEGS from the coding sequence ATGAGCGACGACGTGCAGGCACTGCAGAAGCGGCTCGTGGCGTTTGCCGCGGCGCGGGACTGGGAGCAGTACCACACACCCAAGAACCTGGCCGCGGCGCTGAGTGTGGAGGCCGCGGAGCTGGTGGAGATCTTCCAGTGGCTGACGCCCGAGGAGTCCGCGCGGATCATGGCGGACCCGGAGGCGGCGCACCGGGTGACGGACGAGGTCGCGGACGTGCTGTCGTACCTGCTGCAGTTCTGCTCGGCGGTGGGGGTGGACCCGCTGGCGGCGCTGGCGGCGAAGATCGAGCGCAACGAGTCGCGGTTCCCGGCGGCCAAGGATCCGGAGCCGGGGGAGGGGAGTTGA
- a CDS encoding SH3 domain-containing protein: MRRTPTRSRWRRVALTGAICAAAVAHPAYAGAAGGTAEAGGPAPPATWRADLADVGADDVNVRYVQGDLRLRSQTAAPASLRSVPGEGSQVLAPERLGRPVNRVRAGLDARVPAGAEVAVDVRGRAPDGGWTEWLPAGADAAEAARLPFAVTEVQARLTLRAAGTGAAPSVQGLRLRADTDAAPRASAAAAPLTYRLFATREGLVGGTTANGHVIQPNDHFVALPSRRGLSPKGSAEYSVQVCGPARCETAPVWDVGPWNTKDDYWSPPSVRESWRDLPQGMPEAQAAYQNGYNGGRDEFGRRVANPAGIDLADGTFYNVGLNDNGWVDVTFLWTGDQTGKRFPTWGTDVRVRQASTTSSAVLTTLPGPTQVRVECQERGERITYDGHTNDAWAYLPDYGGYISNIFIDVADAWLPGVPEC; the protein is encoded by the coding sequence ATGCGGCGCACACCAACACGGAGCCGGTGGCGCAGGGTTGCGCTGACCGGCGCGATCTGCGCGGCCGCCGTCGCGCACCCGGCGTATGCCGGGGCGGCCGGCGGCACGGCGGAGGCCGGCGGCCCCGCGCCGCCCGCCACCTGGCGGGCGGACCTCGCGGACGTCGGCGCGGACGACGTCAACGTCCGGTACGTACAGGGCGATCTGCGGCTGCGTTCGCAGACGGCCGCACCCGCGTCCCTGCGGTCGGTCCCCGGCGAGGGCAGCCAGGTCCTGGCGCCGGAGCGGCTCGGCCGTCCCGTCAACCGGGTACGGGCCGGGCTGGACGCCCGCGTCCCGGCGGGCGCCGAGGTTGCGGTCGACGTCCGCGGCCGGGCGCCGGACGGCGGCTGGACGGAGTGGCTGCCCGCGGGCGCGGACGCGGCGGAGGCGGCCCGGCTGCCGTTCGCGGTCACCGAGGTCCAGGCCCGGCTGACGCTGCGCGCCGCCGGCACCGGCGCCGCCCCGTCGGTCCAGGGGCTGCGGCTACGGGCCGACACGGACGCGGCGCCGCGCGCGAGCGCCGCCGCGGCCCCGCTGACGTACCGGCTGTTCGCCACCCGCGAGGGCCTGGTGGGCGGCACGACCGCCAACGGCCATGTCATCCAGCCCAACGACCACTTCGTGGCCCTGCCGTCGCGGCGCGGGCTGTCCCCGAAGGGCAGCGCCGAGTACTCGGTGCAGGTCTGCGGCCCGGCGCGGTGCGAGACGGCGCCGGTGTGGGACGTGGGCCCGTGGAACACCAAGGACGACTACTGGAGTCCGCCGTCGGTGCGCGAGTCGTGGCGGGACCTGCCGCAGGGCATGCCGGAGGCGCAGGCGGCGTACCAGAACGGCTACAACGGCGGGCGCGACGAGTTCGGCCGCCGGGTCGCGAACCCGGCGGGCATCGACCTCGCCGACGGCACGTTCTACAACGTCGGCCTGAACGACAACGGCTGGGTCGACGTGACGTTCCTGTGGACCGGCGACCAGACCGGCAAGCGGTTCCCCACCTGGGGCACCGACGTGCGGGTCCGCCAGGCGTCCACCACCTCCTCCGCGGTGCTGACCACCCTGCCCGGTCCTACGCAGGTGCGGGTGGAGTGCCAGGAGCGCGGCGAGCGGATCACGTACGACGGCCACACCAACGACGCCTGGGCCTACCTGCCCGACTACGGCGGCTACATCTCCAACATCTTCATCGACGTCGCCGACGCCTGGCTGCCGGGCGTCCCCGAGTGCTGA